The following coding sequences lie in one Verrucomicrobiota bacterium genomic window:
- a CDS encoding NAD-dependent epimerase/dehydratase family protein: MRKRKHYLVTGGAGFVGSNLVERLMKRGGRVTVYDNLSLGRREHLAPFLGHPKFRFIQADLLDFTRVKRSMAGVDCVWHLAANSDIGYGERYTDWDLKQGTLVTYNVLEAMRVRGVRELVFASSSAIFGDTGTTRIREDHGPLAPISFYGASKLACEGLITAFCHNYDMQAWIYRFANIVGDNATHGVIHDFITRLKKDPAELRILGDGKQRKPYLYVKECVDGMLYGFDHADERVNVFNLGCPGATSVDRIAAIVTSEMGLRHVKRCYTGGARGWKSDVPQVRFDVSKLTRLGWKASYSSDQACRVAARAIIASLEEKPPVRRLRPKHKAKRSLRQP, translated from the coding sequence GTGAGAAAGCGGAAGCACTATCTTGTCACGGGAGGCGCCGGTTTCGTCGGCAGCAACCTGGTCGAGCGCCTCATGAAACGCGGCGGCCGGGTCACGGTCTACGACAACCTGAGCCTGGGCCGCAGGGAGCACCTCGCGCCCTTCCTGGGCCACCCTAAGTTCAGGTTCATCCAGGCCGACCTGCTCGATTTCACCCGCGTCAAGCGCTCGATGGCGGGCGTGGACTGCGTTTGGCACTTGGCGGCCAACTCGGACATCGGCTACGGCGAGCGCTACACCGACTGGGACCTCAAACAGGGCACGCTGGTCACGTACAACGTGCTCGAGGCGATGCGCGTGCGCGGCGTGCGCGAGCTCGTGTTCGCATCGAGTTCGGCCATCTTCGGCGACACGGGCACCACGCGCATCCGCGAGGACCACGGCCCGCTCGCGCCGATCTCGTTCTACGGTGCGAGCAAGCTCGCCTGCGAGGGGCTTATCACGGCGTTCTGCCACAACTACGATATGCAGGCGTGGATCTATCGCTTCGCCAACATCGTCGGCGACAACGCCACCCACGGCGTCATCCACGACTTCATCACCCGGCTCAAGAAAGACCCGGCCGAGCTGCGCATCCTGGGCGACGGCAAGCAACGCAAGCCGTACCTCTACGTCAAGGAATGCGTCGACGGCATGCTCTACGGGTTCGACCACGCCGACGAACGCGTCAACGTCTTCAACCTCGGCTGCCCGGGTGCGACAAGCGTGGACCGCATCGCCGCGATCGTGACCAGCGAGATGGGCCTGCGCCACGTCAAGCGCTGTTACACGGGCGGCGCACGCGGATGGAAGAGCGACGTGCCGCAGGTGCGTTTCGACGTGTCGAAGCTGACCAGGCTGGGCTGGAAAGCCTCGTATTCGAGCGACCAGGCGTGCCGCGTCGCGGCTCGGGCCATCATCGCGTCACTCGAGGAGAAGCCCCCCGTCCGCAGACTTCGCCCCAAGCACAAGGCCAAGAGGAGCTTGCGACAGCCGTGA
- a CDS encoding radical SAM protein, which yields MEGIICVTYRCNARCYMCNTWKFPTDPKEEIGPAEVEKLPGGLSFVNITGGEPFLRSDLADIVAIALRKSKRAVISTNGYFTERIVKLAERFPNIGVRISLEGLPAANDELRGIKDGFDHGLRTLLELKHMGLKDIGFGITVSDRNARDMIELYKLAKALKVEFATAVTHNAYYFHKYDNVFHDKEMIAEEFRKLIREFFRTKRLKNWYRAYFNHYLINKVYGGKRPLPCEVGTDLFMLGPLGDIYACNGIEMSMGNIREKTFEEIWHSEEAAKVREAVRTCKMECWMIGSASPAMKKALLKPTLWILKNRGRYLRGEKVPVPAMCDEPEKVPAD from the coding sequence ATGGAAGGCATCATCTGCGTCACGTACCGGTGTAATGCGCGCTGCTACATGTGCAATACGTGGAAGTTCCCGACTGACCCCAAGGAGGAAATCGGCCCCGCCGAAGTCGAGAAGCTTCCTGGGGGTCTCTCGTTTGTCAACATCACCGGTGGCGAGCCATTCCTGCGCTCGGACCTTGCCGACATTGTCGCCATTGCCCTGAGGAAGTCAAAGCGGGCCGTGATCTCCACGAACGGGTATTTCACCGAGAGGATTGTCAAACTTGCCGAACGCTTTCCAAACATCGGCGTGCGTATCTCGCTCGAGGGACTGCCCGCGGCCAACGATGAACTGCGCGGCATCAAAGACGGCTTCGACCACGGGCTGCGCACGCTGCTCGAGCTCAAGCACATGGGGCTCAAGGACATCGGCTTCGGCATCACCGTGAGTGACCGCAACGCCCGCGACATGATCGAGCTCTACAAACTCGCCAAGGCGCTCAAGGTCGAGTTTGCCACGGCGGTGACCCACAACGCCTACTACTTCCACAAGTACGACAACGTTTTCCACGACAAAGAGATGATCGCCGAGGAGTTCCGCAAGCTCATTCGCGAGTTTTTCCGCACTAAGCGGTTGAAGAACTGGTACCGGGCGTACTTCAACCACTACCTGATCAACAAGGTCTACGGCGGCAAGCGCCCGCTGCCGTGCGAGGTCGGAACCGACCTGTTCATGCTCGGCCCGCTTGGCGACATCTACGCCTGCAACGGCATCGAGATGTCGATGGGCAACATCCGTGAGAAGACCTTCGAAGAGATCTGGCACAGCGAGGAGGCCGCCAAGGTGCGCGAAGCCGTGCGCACCTGCAAGATGGAGTGCTGGATGATCGGCAGCGCCTCGCCAGCCATGAAGAAGGCGCTGCTCAAGCCGACGCTCTGGATTCTGAAGAACCGCGGACGCTACCTGCGCGGCGAGAAGGTGCCCGTGCCGGCGATGTGCGATGAGCCCGAGAAGGTGCCGGCCGACTGA
- a CDS encoding glycosyltransferase family 4 protein, producing the protein MRILIVTKYYFVKGGPERYLFNLTPVLESHGHTVVPLALRFDRNRPSPYTHYFLDPPAGAQATGLEQFRIGLKDVARMVVRAFYWPQARGRVREVIRREKIDLVYMLNISNYISPSIIDGAHAEGVPAVHRVNDFHLVCPNALLMRSSKDRCMDCFPGKYWHGIAHRCVGGSLGASAVRSASMFFHDLSHIYRRVDSFVCTNPFMRDVLARRGFDQRTLHMALTPIDASSIPVGEHDDGSLVYFGRLSREKGVDLLVEAASQMRNTSCRVFIVGEVSGEYAQRCVAQAARCTGTRIEFLGPRHGEDLFALIRSCRATIMPSRCIDNLPNALLESFACGKPVVGADVEGIRVVVRDGENGLLFRPGDAADLARKLDALAADPDRARQLGLAGRRLVEQEHSPERHYESLMRAFEAALARRVALRRR; encoded by the coding sequence ATGCGGATCCTGATCGTCACCAAGTACTACTTCGTGAAGGGGGGGCCGGAGCGTTACCTGTTCAACCTGACGCCCGTCCTGGAGTCACACGGCCACACGGTGGTTCCGCTGGCACTCCGATTCGACCGCAACAGACCCTCGCCATACACGCACTACTTCCTCGACCCGCCGGCGGGCGCGCAGGCCACTGGTCTCGAGCAATTCCGCATCGGCCTCAAAGACGTCGCGCGCATGGTTGTGAGGGCGTTCTACTGGCCGCAAGCGAGAGGTCGAGTGCGCGAGGTCATCCGCCGCGAGAAGATCGATCTGGTGTACATGCTCAATATCTCGAACTACATCTCGCCGAGCATCATTGACGGCGCACATGCCGAGGGTGTGCCCGCGGTACACCGGGTCAACGACTTCCATCTCGTCTGTCCGAACGCATTGCTCATGCGCTCCAGCAAGGACCGGTGCATGGACTGCTTCCCGGGCAAGTACTGGCATGGCATTGCGCACCGATGCGTTGGCGGATCGTTGGGCGCGTCCGCTGTCCGGAGCGCCTCGATGTTTTTTCACGACCTGTCACACATCTACCGTCGGGTCGACAGCTTCGTGTGCACCAATCCCTTCATGCGCGATGTGCTCGCGAGGCGCGGCTTCGATCAGCGCACACTCCACATGGCCTTGACACCGATCGATGCGTCGAGCATACCAGTCGGAGAGCACGATGACGGCTCACTGGTGTACTTTGGGCGCCTGTCCCGGGAGAAGGGCGTTGACCTTCTCGTCGAGGCAGCGAGCCAGATGCGCAACACGAGCTGCCGCGTGTTCATCGTCGGGGAAGTCTCCGGGGAGTACGCCCAGCGTTGCGTCGCACAGGCCGCCCGATGTACCGGCACCCGGATCGAGTTCCTCGGCCCGCGCCATGGCGAAGACTTGTTCGCTTTGATCCGCTCATGCCGGGCCACCATCATGCCGTCGCGCTGCATCGACAACCTGCCGAACGCGCTGCTCGAGAGCTTTGCGTGCGGTAAGCCCGTCGTGGGGGCCGACGTCGAGGGAATACGCGTCGTCGTGCGCGATGGCGAGAACGGTCTGCTCTTCCGTCCGGGCGACGCGGCTGATCTGGCGCGCAAGCTCGACGCTCTGGCAGCCGATCCCGACCGCGCGCGTCAGCTCGGTCTGGCCGGTCGGCGCCTCGTCGAGCAGGAACACAGCCCCGAGCGTCACTACGAATCGCTCATGCGCGCGTTCGAAGCCGCGCTGGCCCGGCGCGTTGCACTCCGCCGCCGTTGA
- a CDS encoding aldose 1-epimerase family protein: MKIGGRQYTRAQLCERIGNIAQLGGTRHVVLNEGKSKGVAAIDVDTGTGFTCTVLPDRGLDISRASYNGIGLAFLTANGEVHPAYYDRHGAGWLRNFFAGLLTTCGLTNIGAPCMDVDEEIGLHGRYTNLPAQRVQDRSGWDGDEYRVEITGTIDDTVLFGEKLRLVRTITTQIGRRGFTIHDRVENVGNKTSPFTILYHINPGFPLVDATSELVATVSKTEPVDERAAQSLDKWHCFSDPIPGFEEICYLHTAKPDKNGIACAAMLNRGLAGGLGLCVRWDTTTLPYLNQWKMMGQMDYVVGIEPCNSPCKERSVVREAGLLPFLKPGETREMNVDIDLLVGAAEIDACAKACGR, translated from the coding sequence ATGAAGATTGGAGGTAGACAATACACGCGTGCTCAGCTTTGCGAGCGCATCGGCAACATCGCCCAGCTCGGCGGGACACGCCATGTCGTATTGAACGAGGGGAAGAGCAAGGGCGTCGCCGCCATCGACGTCGATACGGGCACGGGGTTCACATGCACCGTGCTGCCCGACCGCGGCCTCGACATCTCGCGTGCCTCGTACAACGGGATTGGGCTCGCCTTCCTGACGGCCAATGGCGAGGTTCATCCGGCCTACTACGACCGGCACGGCGCCGGCTGGCTGCGCAACTTCTTCGCCGGACTGCTCACGACGTGCGGCCTGACCAACATCGGCGCGCCCTGCATGGACGTCGACGAGGAAATCGGCCTCCACGGCCGTTACACCAACCTGCCCGCGCAGCGCGTCCAGGACCGCTCCGGCTGGGACGGCGACGAGTACCGCGTCGAGATCACCGGCACGATTGACGACACTGTGCTCTTCGGCGAAAAGCTACGCCTCGTGCGCACGATCACCACGCAGATCGGTCGCCGCGGCTTCACGATCCACGACCGCGTCGAGAACGTCGGCAACAAGACTTCACCTTTCACCATCCTCTACCACATCAATCCCGGCTTTCCGCTGGTGGACGCAACAAGCGAGCTTGTCGCCACGGTGAGCAAGACCGAGCCCGTCGACGAGCGTGCCGCGCAGAGCCTCGACAAGTGGCACTGCTTCAGCGACCCGATACCCGGCTTCGAGGAGATCTGCTACCTCCACACGGCCAAGCCGGACAAGAACGGGATCGCCTGCGCCGCCATGCTCAACCGGGGGCTGGCCGGTGGGCTGGGCCTGTGCGTGCGCTGGGACACGACCACGCTGCCGTACCTGAACCAGTGGAAGATGATGGGCCAGATGGACTACGTCGTCGGCATCGAGCCGTGCAACTCGCCGTGCAAGGAACGCTCGGTCGTGCGCGAGGCCGGCCTGCTCCCGTTCCTCAAACCGGGCGAGACGCGCGAGATGAACGTGGACATCGACCTCCTCGTCGGCGCCGCCGAAATCGACGCGTGCGCCAAGGCGTGCGGCCGATAG
- a CDS encoding phosphatidylglycerophosphatase A, translating into MRGLSPAVILATVFGVGSLRGAPGTYGAVVGAAVAALLRWMEPSVAIEAAVLTALILGAVFVTDRACKRLGRPDPPQIVLDELVTMPVALFLVPLVWHWYVLGFALHRALDILKPPPIRQLQRLPGGWGIVADDVAAAVLTNVILQVVIALSA; encoded by the coding sequence ATGCGCGGTCTCAGTCCGGCCGTCATTCTGGCGACGGTGTTCGGTGTCGGCTCCCTGCGCGGTGCGCCGGGCACGTATGGGGCGGTTGTGGGCGCCGCTGTGGCCGCACTGCTGCGGTGGATGGAGCCGTCCGTGGCGATCGAGGCCGCTGTGCTGACGGCGCTGATCCTTGGCGCCGTCTTTGTCACGGACCGAGCCTGCAAGCGTCTTGGCCGGCCCGATCCGCCGCAGATTGTCCTCGATGAGCTGGTGACCATGCCCGTCGCCCTCTTCCTGGTTCCACTTGTCTGGCACTGGTATGTGCTCGGTTTTGCCCTGCATCGTGCCCTCGACATCCTCAAGCCGCCGCCCATCCGGCAGCTTCAACGCCTCCCCGGCGGGTGGGGCATCGTCGCCGACGACGTCGCCGCCGCCGTGCTGACCAACGTTATTCTCCAAGTCGTCATCGCACTCTCTGCGTAG
- a CDS encoding DegT/DnrJ/EryC1/StrS family aminotransferase, translating into MNIPLVDLRAQYKSLKGEIDAAIQAVLDKCNFILGDEVATFESSFARFVGVRHGIGVSSGTEALHLALRAAGVGPGDEVITVANTFIATVLAITLAGAKPVLVDCEPEGYEIDVNQLRAAVTERTKAIMPVHLYGQCADMDPILELAHRKGLVVIEDAAQAHGAEYKGRSAGAMGTVGCFSFYPGKNLGAYGDGGIIVTNDDELADKLRLLRNWGSVVKYHHPTIGFNSRLDTIQAAVLNVKLKHLARWNEARRQCARIYTDLLASEPLVITPRSMPYTTHVYHLYVVQVPERDRVLKGLQAAGVGAGIHYPVPVHLQGAYAPLGHREGDFPNAERLAQRCLSLPLYAELQEDQIAAVVDVLRGQVHSL; encoded by the coding sequence ATGAACATACCGCTCGTTGACCTGCGCGCGCAGTACAAGAGCCTGAAGGGCGAGATCGACGCGGCGATCCAGGCCGTGCTTGACAAGTGCAACTTCATCCTCGGCGACGAGGTGGCGACGTTCGAGAGCTCGTTCGCCCGATTTGTCGGCGTACGGCACGGCATCGGCGTCTCGTCGGGCACTGAGGCGTTGCACCTGGCGCTTCGGGCGGCCGGCGTCGGGCCGGGCGACGAGGTGATCACGGTGGCCAACACGTTCATCGCCACGGTGCTCGCCATCACGCTGGCCGGCGCCAAGCCGGTGCTCGTCGACTGCGAGCCGGAAGGCTACGAGATCGACGTGAACCAGCTCCGCGCCGCGGTCACAGAGCGGACGAAGGCTATCATGCCCGTGCATCTCTACGGCCAGTGCGCCGACATGGACCCGATCCTCGAGCTGGCGCACCGCAAGGGGCTTGTCGTGATCGAGGATGCCGCGCAGGCCCATGGCGCCGAGTACAAGGGCCGCTCGGCCGGCGCCATGGGCACGGTGGGCTGCTTCAGCTTCTACCCGGGCAAGAACCTTGGCGCCTACGGCGACGGCGGCATCATCGTCACCAACGACGACGAGCTCGCCGATAAGCTGCGCCTGCTGCGCAACTGGGGCTCGGTGGTCAAGTACCACCATCCGACGATCGGCTTCAACAGCCGGCTCGACACAATCCAGGCCGCCGTACTCAACGTGAAGCTCAAGCACCTCGCGCGCTGGAACGAGGCGCGCCGCCAGTGCGCCCGCATCTATACCGACCTGCTCGCCTCCGAACCGCTGGTGATCACACCGCGCAGCATGCCGTACACGACGCACGTCTACCACCTCTATGTCGTCCAGGTGCCCGAGCGCGACCGTGTGCTCAAGGGCCTCCAGGCGGCCGGCGTCGGCGCGGGCATCCATTACCCGGTCCCCGTGCACCTGCAGGGCGCCTATGCTCCCCTCGGCCACAGGGAGGGCGACTTCCCCAACGCCGAGCGGCTGGCCCAGCGCTGTCTGTCTCTGCCGCTGTACGCCGAGCTGCAAGAGGACCAGATCGCGGCCGTTGTCGATGTGCTCCGAGGTCAGGTCCACTCGCTCTAG
- a CDS encoding glycosyltransferase family 2 protein, which translates to MRVLAVIPAYNERGKIGNVVRKVPRDVVHEVLVVNDGSTDSTPDEARAAGATVISNPHPTGAGNSIRQGIHYARKRGYGIVTVMAGNDKDCPNEIPRLLDPILKAGYHFVQGSRWLKGGLAGNTPLYRRLATRLHPFLFSLVVGRRFTDTTNGFRAFRTSLFDDPHIRLDQPWLDKYELEPYIFFKAVRLGYKVGEVPATKIYPPKALGYTKMRPVTGWWSILRPIFMLGLGLRR; encoded by the coding sequence ATGCGCGTGCTCGCCGTTATCCCCGCGTACAACGAACGCGGTAAGATCGGCAACGTGGTGCGCAAGGTGCCGCGCGACGTCGTGCACGAGGTGCTCGTGGTCAATGACGGCTCGACGGACAGCACACCGGATGAGGCCCGCGCCGCCGGCGCCACCGTGATCTCGAACCCGCACCCGACGGGCGCCGGCAACTCGATCCGCCAGGGCATCCACTATGCGCGCAAGCGCGGCTATGGCATCGTCACAGTCATGGCCGGCAACGACAAGGACTGCCCCAATGAGATCCCGCGTCTACTTGATCCGATCCTCAAGGCCGGCTACCACTTCGTGCAGGGTTCGCGCTGGCTCAAGGGCGGCCTGGCGGGCAACACGCCGCTGTATCGGCGGCTGGCGACGCGCCTGCACCCGTTCCTGTTCAGTCTCGTCGTGGGGCGACGGTTTACCGACACGACGAATGGCTTCCGCGCATTCCGCACGTCGCTCTTCGACGACCCGCACATCCGCCTCGATCAGCCATGGCTGGACAAGTACGAGCTCGAGCCGTACATTTTCTTCAAGGCCGTGCGACTGGGCTACAAGGTCGGCGAGGTCCCGGCCACCAAGATCTATCCGCCCAAGGCGCTCGGCTATACCAAGATGCGCCCGGTCACCGGCTGGTGGAGCATCCTGAGGCCCATCTTCATGCTCGGCCTCGGTCTCAGACGATGA
- a CDS encoding N-acetyltransferase has product MVAAELVEVGEGCDIHPSAIVGYKTGRRIADFRLLLGPGAVLRSGTVLYGGTTIGAGLQTGHNVVIREENRIGDHFQIWNNSTVDYGCVIGSNVKIHCGCYIAQFTTIEDDVFMAPGVIVANDPFPIHTEIMRGPTIKRGARLGVNVTLMPYITIGENALIGGGSAVTKDVPPNMVAYGSPARVVKSIYDLEPKYGLTEPPYPRRED; this is encoded by the coding sequence ATGGTTGCCGCCGAGCTCGTCGAGGTCGGCGAAGGCTGCGACATCCACCCCAGCGCCATCGTCGGCTACAAGACCGGCCGGCGGATCGCCGACTTCCGCCTCCTGCTCGGTCCGGGCGCGGTGCTGCGCTCGGGCACGGTGCTCTACGGTGGCACCACCATCGGCGCCGGCCTGCAGACAGGCCACAACGTGGTGATCCGCGAGGAGAACCGCATCGGCGACCACTTCCAGATCTGGAACAACTCGACGGTCGACTACGGCTGCGTCATCGGGTCGAACGTCAAGATCCACTGCGGCTGCTACATTGCTCAGTTCACCACGATCGAGGATGACGTGTTCATGGCGCCCGGCGTCATCGTCGCCAACGACCCGTTCCCGATCCACACCGAGATCATGCGCGGCCCAACGATCAAGCGCGGCGCGCGCCTCGGCGTCAACGTGACGCTGATGCCATACATCACCATCGGCGAGAACGCGCTCATCGGCGGCGGCAGCGCTGTAACCAAGGACGTGCCGCCCAACATGGTCGCCTACGGCTCACCGGCCCGCGTGGTCAAGTCGATCTACGACCTCGAGCCCAAGTACGGGCTGACTGAGCCGCCCTACCCGCGCAGGGAGGACTGA
- a CDS encoding Gfo/Idh/MocA family oxidoreductase: MIGVAVIGCGQWGPNHVRNFTQLGGTTVVGVADLSESRLGAIKSAFPAVETTKDYRGLLGRDEVNAVVVATPTATHYAIVKEALEAGKDVLCEKPLTLTSAESAELTELAKANGRILMCGHVFLFNAGVRALREYVTSGELGRIHYIHSERTNLGPIRSDVNAVYDLASHDISICSYLLASHPVSAVARGKDFLQKGIEDLAFISLSYPHDVLANIHVSWLNPRKVRTITVVGDKKMAIFNDMDPAEPIRLYNKGVIKENYYTDFAEFKMMLHDSDILIPKIKMGEPLRTQATYFLDCVAKRRIDLSDGAFSTGVVRTLEMVQHSMAEAAAAELAAVGAEPGAARNAGRGARHG; the protein is encoded by the coding sequence ATGATCGGTGTCGCCGTTATCGGCTGCGGCCAGTGGGGGCCGAACCACGTCCGGAACTTCACACAACTGGGCGGGACGACCGTGGTCGGCGTCGCCGACCTGAGCGAGTCCCGCCTCGGCGCCATCAAGAGCGCCTTCCCCGCCGTCGAGACGACGAAGGACTATCGCGGTCTGCTCGGCCGCGACGAGGTCAACGCGGTGGTGGTCGCCACGCCGACGGCAACGCACTACGCCATCGTCAAGGAAGCGCTCGAAGCAGGCAAGGATGTGCTGTGCGAGAAGCCGCTGACGCTCACGTCGGCCGAGTCGGCCGAGCTCACGGAGCTGGCCAAGGCCAACGGCCGTATCCTCATGTGCGGCCACGTCTTTCTGTTCAACGCCGGCGTGCGCGCCCTGCGCGAGTACGTCACAAGCGGCGAGCTGGGCCGCATCCATTACATCCACTCCGAGCGAACCAACCTGGGGCCGATCCGCAGCGACGTCAACGCCGTCTACGACCTGGCGAGCCACGACATCTCGATCTGCTCCTACCTGCTGGCGTCGCACCCGGTCTCGGCGGTGGCGCGCGGCAAGGACTTTCTCCAGAAAGGGATCGAAGACCTCGCGTTCATCTCGTTGAGCTATCCGCACGACGTGCTCGCCAACATCCACGTGAGCTGGCTCAACCCGCGCAAGGTGAGAACGATCACGGTGGTGGGCGACAAGAAGATGGCGATCTTCAACGACATGGATCCGGCCGAGCCGATCCGGCTCTACAACAAGGGCGTCATTAAGGAGAACTACTACACGGACTTCGCCGAGTTCAAGATGATGCTCCACGACAGCGACATCCTCATCCCCAAGATCAAGATGGGCGAGCCGTTGCGCACCCAGGCCACCTACTTCCTCGACTGCGTCGCCAAACGCCGCATCGATCTGAGCGACGGCGCGTTCTCGACCGGCGTGGTCCGCACGCTCGAGATGGTGCAGCACTCGATGGCCGAGGCGGCAGCCGCGGAGCTGGCCGCGGTGGGAGCCGAGCCAGGCGCTGCCAGGAACGCCGGCCGCGGTGCGCGCCATGGTTGA